One window of Phalacrocorax carbo chromosome 1, bPhaCar2.1, whole genome shotgun sequence genomic DNA carries:
- the GGA1 gene encoding ADP-ribosylation factor-binding protein GGA1 isoform X1 has translation MEPETLEACINKATNPLNKDLDWDGINAFCEQLNKELEGPPLATRLLAHKIQSPQEWEAIQALTVLESCMKSCGKRFHDEVGKFRFLNELIKVVSPKYLGSRTPEKVKSKILELMYSWTLGLPHEVKISEAYQMLKKQGIVKCDPKLPDDAPFPPPPPRPKNIIFDDEEKSKILARLLKSSHPEDLRAANKLIKEMVQEDQKRMEKISKRVNAIEEVNNNVKLLTEMVTNYSRGETTESNEDLMKELYQRCERMRPMLFRLASDTEDNDEALAEILQANDNLTQVINLYKQLVRGEEINGETVAGPLRGSTSALLDLSGLDLPATGPSYPALPTLPGGSAVPVPDQAGSVSLLDDELMSLGLNDPAPHPAQAGDSSGWNSFQSSESNELNITPITATPPVKADAGASSPKPSPFTSGLDDLDLLGKTLLQQSLPPESQQVRWEKQQPPPRLTLRDLQNRSSSGTTAHNPSTLPVLQNVSLNPTLPLTSELPAPATLPKAATTPAGSTAVPPRPPAAALPQEISLANITVPLESIKPSSILPVTVYDQHGFRVLFHFAKDALPERPDVLVVVISMLSTAPQPIRNIVFQSAVPKVMKVKLQPPSGTELPAFNPIVHPSAITQVLLLANPQKEKVRLRYKLTFTMGEQTYNEMGDVDQFPPPESWGNL, from the exons ATGGAGCCCGAAACGTTGGAGGCGTGCATCA ACAAAGCAACAAACCCTCTGAACAAGGACCTGGACTGGGACGGTATTAATGCTTTCTGTGAGCAGCTCAATAAAGAGCTAGAGGG TCCTCCACTTGCTACCCGACTTCTTGCCCACAAGATCCAGTCTCCACAGGAATGGGAAGCTATCCAGGCCCTCACG GTACTGGAGTCCTGCATGAAGAGCTGTGGCAAACGCTTCCACGACGAGGTGGGCAAGTTCCGCTTCCTCAATGAGCTCATCAAAGTGGTGTCACCCAAG TATCTTGGCAGCCGGACACCAGAAAAAGTGAAGTCAAAGATCCTGGAGCTGATGTACAGCTGGACATTAGGGCTGCCTCACGAGGTGAAGATCTCAGAAGCCTACCAGATGCTGAAGAAACAAG GGATCGTGAAATGTGACCCAAAACTGCCTGACGATGCTCCTTTtccgcctcctccccctcgGCCCAAGAACATAATCTTTGATGATGAAGAGAAATCCAAG ATACTGGCTCGTCTCCTGAAAAGTTCCCATCCTGAGGACCTTCGGGCTGCCAACAAGCTCATCAAGGAGATGGTTCAGGAG GACCAGAAGCGCATGGAGAAGATCTCCAAGAGAGTGAATGCCATCGAGGAGGTGAACAACAATGTGAAACTGCTGACAGAGATGGTGACAAACTACAGCAGGGGAGAGACAACGGAAAGCAACGAGGATCTAATGAAG GAGCTTTATCAGCGCTGTGAGCGCATGAGGCCCATGCTTTTCCGGCTCGCCAGTGACACAGAAGACAATGATGAAGCTCTGG CGGAGATTCTGCAAGCCAATGACAATCTGACACAGGTGATCAATCTTTACAAGCAGCTTGTGCGGGGAGAAGAGATCAATGGGGAGACGGTGGCTGGTCCCCTTCGAG GCAGCACCTCAGCGCTTCTGGATCTGTCCGGCCTGGATCTTCCAGCAACAGGCCCTTCCTACCCAGCCTTGCCCACCcttccaggtggctcagcagtCCCTGTGCCTGACCAAGCTGGCTCTGTCTCCTTGCTGGATGATGAACTCATGTCTTTAG GCCTGAATGACCCAGCACCGCATCCTGCTCAGGCTGGTGACAGCAGTGGCTGGAACAGCTTCCAG TCATCAGAGAGCAACGAGCTCAATATCACCCCTATCACAGCAACTCCACCAGTCAAAGCAGATGCTGGTGCATCTTCCCCCAAACCTTCTCCTTTCACCAGTGGCCTGGATGACCTGGACCTCCTGGGCAAGACTCTGCTGCAACAGTCTTTGCCTCCAGAGTCTCAACAAGTGCGATG ggagaagcagcagccacccCCCCGGCTCACCCTGAGGGATCTCCAGAACAGGAGCAGCTCTGGCACCACAGCCCACAATCCCAGCACTCTGCCTGTGCTCCAGAATGTTTCCCTTAACCCCACGCTGCCCCTGACCTCggagctgcctgcccctgctACACTTCCAAAAGCTGCCACCACACCAGCAGGAAGTACTGCAGTCCCACCACGGCCTCCTGCTGCTGCGCTGCCCCAGGAGATCTCGCTGGCCAACATCACTGTGCCTCTGGAGTCAATCAAACCCA GCAGCATCCTCCCTGTGACAGTGTATGATCAGCACGGCTTTCGTGTCCTCTTCCACTTTGCTAAGGATGCCCTGCCCGAGAGGCCAGATGTGCttgtggtggtgatttctaTGCTTAGCACGGCCCCGCAGCCCATCCGCAACATTGTCTTTCAGTCCGCTGTCCCCAAG GTGATGAAGGTGAAGCTACAGCCTCCCTCAGGCACAGAGCTGCCGGCGTTCAACCCCATTGTCCACCCCAGTGCCATCACACAAGTCCTGTTGCTTGCTAACCCACAGAAG GAGAAAGTGAGGCTACGGTACAAGCTGACCTTCACCATGGGAGAGCAAACCTACAATGAAATGGGGGATGTGGACCAGTTTCCCCCGCCGGAGTCCTGGGGAAACCTCTAG
- the PDXP gene encoding chronophin yields MASCRRLSGAGLREVLGPAQGLLFDCDGVLWAGERAVPGAPELLERLRRSGKAALFVSNNSRRSVAELERRFSRLGFRGVRAEHVFSSALCSALFLRQRLLGGGGGGGEGNGNAGGRVFVLGGEGLRGEVRDAGLRLAGEGEPAPGPAEPVRAVLVGYDDQFTFAKLAQACGYLRDPQCLLVATDPDPWHPLSDGQRTPGTGSLTAAVETASGRKALVVGKPNTYMFDCIVERFGVDPSRTLMVGDRLETDILFGKNCGLSTILTLTGVSRLEEAQAYMASDSAAAKDLVPNYYVDSIADLIPGLDE; encoded by the exons ATGGCGAGCTGCCGGCGGCTGAGCGGCGCGGGGCTGCGGGAGGTGCTGGGCCCGGCGCAGGGGTTGCTCTTCGACTGCGATGGCGTTTTGTGGGCGGGCGAACGCGCCGTTCCCGGCGCCCCCGAGCTGCTGGAACGGCTGCGGCGCAGCGGCAAGGCCGCCCTCTTCGTCAGCAACAACAGCCGCCGCTCCGTGGCCGAGCTGGAGCGGCGCTTCAGCCGCCTGGGCTTCCGCGGCGTCCGCGCCGAGCACGTCTTCAGCTCCGCGCTCTGCTCCGCGCTTTTCCTCCGCCAGCGCCTCCtcggtggcggcggcggcggcggcgaggggaACGGGAACGCGGGCGGCCGCGTCTTCGTGCTGGGCGgcgaggggctgcggggcgAGGTGCGGGACGCCGGCCTGCGCCTGGCGGGCGAGGGCGagcccgcccccggccccgccgaaCCGGTGCGGGCCGTCCTGGTGGGCTACGACGATCAATTCACCTTCGCTAAGCTGGCGCAGGCCTGCGGCTACCTGCGCGACCCGCAGTGCCTCCTGGTGGCCACCGACCCCGACCCCTGGCACCCGCTCAGCGACGGCCAGCGCACCCCCG GGACTGGCAGCCTCACAGCCGCGGTGGAAACCGCTTCGGGCCGCAAGGCGCTGGTGGTGGGGAAGCCGAACACCTACATGTTTGATTGCATCGTGGAGCGGTTTGGTGTTGACCCGTCCCGCACCCTCATGGTGGGAGACCGTCTGGAGACAGATATCCTCTTCGGCAAGAACTGCGGCCTCTCCACCATCCTCACCCTGACGGGTGTCTCCCGCCTGGAAGAGGCACAGGCCTACATGGCCAGCGACAGCGCTGCTGCCAAGGATCTGGTGCCCAATTACTATGTGGACAGCATTGCAGACTTGATACCGGGCCTAGATGAGTAG
- the GGA1 gene encoding ADP-ribosylation factor-binding protein GGA1 isoform X2, producing the protein MKSCGKRFHDEVGKFRFLNELIKVVSPKYLGSRTPEKVKSKILELMYSWTLGLPHEVKISEAYQMLKKQGIVKCDPKLPDDAPFPPPPPRPKNIIFDDEEKSKILARLLKSSHPEDLRAANKLIKEMVQEDQKRMEKISKRVNAIEEVNNNVKLLTEMVTNYSRGETTESNEDLMKELYQRCERMRPMLFRLASDTEDNDEALAEILQANDNLTQVINLYKQLVRGEEINGETVAGPLRGSTSALLDLSGLDLPATGPSYPALPTLPGGSAVPVPDQAGSVSLLDDELMSLGLNDPAPHPAQAGDSSGWNSFQSSESNELNITPITATPPVKADAGASSPKPSPFTSGLDDLDLLGKTLLQQSLPPESQQVRWEKQQPPPRLTLRDLQNRSSSGTTAHNPSTLPVLQNVSLNPTLPLTSELPAPATLPKAATTPAGSTAVPPRPPAAALPQEISLANITVPLESIKPSSILPVTVYDQHGFRVLFHFAKDALPERPDVLVVVISMLSTAPQPIRNIVFQSAVPKVMKVKLQPPSGTELPAFNPIVHPSAITQVLLLANPQKEKVRLRYKLTFTMGEQTYNEMGDVDQFPPPESWGNL; encoded by the exons ATGAAGAGCTGTGGCAAACGCTTCCACGACGAGGTGGGCAAGTTCCGCTTCCTCAATGAGCTCATCAAAGTGGTGTCACCCAAG TATCTTGGCAGCCGGACACCAGAAAAAGTGAAGTCAAAGATCCTGGAGCTGATGTACAGCTGGACATTAGGGCTGCCTCACGAGGTGAAGATCTCAGAAGCCTACCAGATGCTGAAGAAACAAG GGATCGTGAAATGTGACCCAAAACTGCCTGACGATGCTCCTTTtccgcctcctccccctcgGCCCAAGAACATAATCTTTGATGATGAAGAGAAATCCAAG ATACTGGCTCGTCTCCTGAAAAGTTCCCATCCTGAGGACCTTCGGGCTGCCAACAAGCTCATCAAGGAGATGGTTCAGGAG GACCAGAAGCGCATGGAGAAGATCTCCAAGAGAGTGAATGCCATCGAGGAGGTGAACAACAATGTGAAACTGCTGACAGAGATGGTGACAAACTACAGCAGGGGAGAGACAACGGAAAGCAACGAGGATCTAATGAAG GAGCTTTATCAGCGCTGTGAGCGCATGAGGCCCATGCTTTTCCGGCTCGCCAGTGACACAGAAGACAATGATGAAGCTCTGG CGGAGATTCTGCAAGCCAATGACAATCTGACACAGGTGATCAATCTTTACAAGCAGCTTGTGCGGGGAGAAGAGATCAATGGGGAGACGGTGGCTGGTCCCCTTCGAG GCAGCACCTCAGCGCTTCTGGATCTGTCCGGCCTGGATCTTCCAGCAACAGGCCCTTCCTACCCAGCCTTGCCCACCcttccaggtggctcagcagtCCCTGTGCCTGACCAAGCTGGCTCTGTCTCCTTGCTGGATGATGAACTCATGTCTTTAG GCCTGAATGACCCAGCACCGCATCCTGCTCAGGCTGGTGACAGCAGTGGCTGGAACAGCTTCCAG TCATCAGAGAGCAACGAGCTCAATATCACCCCTATCACAGCAACTCCACCAGTCAAAGCAGATGCTGGTGCATCTTCCCCCAAACCTTCTCCTTTCACCAGTGGCCTGGATGACCTGGACCTCCTGGGCAAGACTCTGCTGCAACAGTCTTTGCCTCCAGAGTCTCAACAAGTGCGATG ggagaagcagcagccacccCCCCGGCTCACCCTGAGGGATCTCCAGAACAGGAGCAGCTCTGGCACCACAGCCCACAATCCCAGCACTCTGCCTGTGCTCCAGAATGTTTCCCTTAACCCCACGCTGCCCCTGACCTCggagctgcctgcccctgctACACTTCCAAAAGCTGCCACCACACCAGCAGGAAGTACTGCAGTCCCACCACGGCCTCCTGCTGCTGCGCTGCCCCAGGAGATCTCGCTGGCCAACATCACTGTGCCTCTGGAGTCAATCAAACCCA GCAGCATCCTCCCTGTGACAGTGTATGATCAGCACGGCTTTCGTGTCCTCTTCCACTTTGCTAAGGATGCCCTGCCCGAGAGGCCAGATGTGCttgtggtggtgatttctaTGCTTAGCACGGCCCCGCAGCCCATCCGCAACATTGTCTTTCAGTCCGCTGTCCCCAAG GTGATGAAGGTGAAGCTACAGCCTCCCTCAGGCACAGAGCTGCCGGCGTTCAACCCCATTGTCCACCCCAGTGCCATCACACAAGTCCTGTTGCTTGCTAACCCACAGAAG GAGAAAGTGAGGCTACGGTACAAGCTGACCTTCACCATGGGAGAGCAAACCTACAATGAAATGGGGGATGTGGACCAGTTTCCCCCGCCGGAGTCCTGGGGAAACCTCTAG
- the SH3BP1 gene encoding SH3 domain-binding protein 1 has protein sequence MMKRQFNRMRQQLSHPNITSRAQEATELLPEDLLQIEQRIEPAKRAAHSVSKRLQACLQGQCGSEMDKRVKKLPLMALSTTMAESFKELDTESSLGKALEMGCCIQSLLAKILAEFEITLERDVLQPLNKLSEEELPIILKRKKTLQKLISDWNNIKSRLNQAAKSSSNNSGAGAGPGASSAANKLEILKEEEEEVKRKVEQCKDEYMADLYHFSTKEDSYASYFIRLLEIQAQYHRQSLGSLDSALAELKESHSQTDPTFAAETPVAGYYGVPLEMHLKSLGREIALPIEACVMMLLASGMREEGLFRLAAGASVLRKLKSSLASGSNALEEFYSDPHAVAGALKSYLRELPQPLMTFELYNEWVNVASLKDVDGRVQSLKDTCSRLPRESYNNLRYLIKFLAKLAEHQELNKMTPSNIAIVLGPNLLWTQQSTGDAVQLDLASVSSIQVVGVVEALIQNADTLFPGEVDFNVSGMFTPPTSSELGKATPVEEPSPLASTPTLPDGEATSRDPEARSQPAHPSVTRPSPEATGPPTLQTTDDTTRKGKRPAPARPMMPPPPVAQPRSTAPAPAAPEHAASPKARPRRMAGVPSRAPSVPPPLPPQPAPRHIQDAPLSPRPPAGEGDTDCAPGAVDEGQPLPAERRSPLATSPPAGQPTEN, from the exons ATGATGAAGAGGCAGTTCAATAGGATGCGGCAGCAGCTGTCCCATCCCAACATCACCAGCCG AGCCCAAGAAGCAACCGAGCTCCTGCCGGAAGATTTGCTGCAG ATCGAGCAGAGGATCGAGCCAGCGAAGCGAGCAGCTCACAGTGTGTCCAAGAGGCTCCAAGCCTGCCTGCAGGGGCAATGTGGCTCCGAGATGGACAAGCGAGTG AAGAAGCTGCCCTTGATGGCTCTGTCCACGACGATGGCTGAGAGCTTCAAAGAACTGGACACAGAGTCCAGCCTCGG AAAAGCCCTGGAGATGGGCTGCTGCATACAAAGCTTGCTGGCCAAAATCCTAGCTGAGTTTGAGATCACCCTGGAGCGCGATGTCCTGCAGCCACTCAATAAACTCAGCGAG GAGGAGCTTCCCATCATCCTGAAGCGCAAGAAGACCCTTCAGAAGTTGATCTCTGACTGGAACAACATCAAGAGCCG GCTGAACCAAGCTGCCAAGAGCTCCAGTAACAATTCTGGTGCTGGCGCTGGCCCCGGAGCTTCTTCTGCTGCCAACAAACTGGAGATcttgaaggaagaggaggaagaggtgaaGAGGAAGGTGGAGCAGTGCAAG GATGAGTACATGGCTGACCTCTACCACTTCTCCACCAAAGAGGACAGCTACGCCAGCTACTTCATCAGA CTTTTGGAAATCCAAGCCCAGTACCACCGGCAGTCCCTGGGATCGCTGGACTCGGCTCTGGCGGAGCTGAAGGAAAGCCACAGCCAGACAG ACCCCACCTTTGCAGCAGAGACCCCAGTGGCAGGGTACTATGGTGTGCCCCTAGAGATGCACCTCAAGAGCTTGGGCCGGGAGATTGCACTGCCCATTGAAGCCTGTGTCATGATGCTATTGGCCTCCGGCATGAGGGAGGAG GGACTCTTCCGGCTAGCAGCAGGCGCCTCCGTGCTGAGGAAGCTGAAGAGCAGCTTGGCCAGCGGCTCCAACGCCCTGGAGGAGTTTTACTCGGACCCCCATGCTGTGGCCG gtgCACTGAAATCCTACCTGAGGGAGCTGCCCCAGCCTTTGATGACCTTCGAGCTCTACAACGAATGGGTCAACGTGGCCAG TTTAAAGGATGTTGATGGCCGTGTACAGAGCCTGAAAGATACCTGCAGCCGCCTGCCCCGGGAGAGCTACAACAATCTGAG GTATTTGATCAAATTTTTAGCCAAGCTGGCCGAACACCAGGAGCTGAATAAAATGACCCCCAGCAACATTGCCATTGTGCTGGGCCCCAACCTGCTGTGGacgcagcagagcacagg AGATGCTGTGCAACTGGACTTGGCCTCCGTCTCCTCCATCCAGGTGGTGGGCGTGGTGGAAGCCCTCATCCAGAACGCGGACACTCTCTTCCCTGGAG AGGTAGATTTCAACGTCTCGGGCATGTTCACACCACCCACAAGCAGCGAACTTGGCAAAGCCACCCCAGTGGAAGAGCCATCACCTCTGGCCAgcaccccaactctcccagaTGGAGAGGC TACCTCGAGGGACCCTGAGGCcaggtcccagccagcacaccCATCAGTGACCAGACCGTCTCCTGAAGCCACGGGGCCACCCACTCTGCAGACAACTGACGACACCACCCGCAAAG GCAAGCGCCCAGCTCCAGCCCGACCCATGATGCCGCCACCGCCTGTGGCCCAGCCCCGGAGCACGGCTcctgccccggcagcccccgaGCATGCAGCCAGCCCCAAAGCCCGGCCACGGCGGATGGCCGGGGTGCCCAGCCGAGCCCCCTCCGTCCCGCCGCCACTCCCCCCGCAGCCAGCACCCCGCCACATCCAAGATGCCCCGTTGTCCCCAAGGCCTCCCGCCGGTGAGGGTGACACGGACTGTGCCCCTGGAGCCGTGGATGAGGGGCAGCCATTGCCTGCGGAAAGAAGGAGCCCCCTGGCCACATCGCCGCCTGCAGGACAGCCCACGGAGAACTGA